The Medicago truncatula cultivar Jemalong A17 chromosome 4, MtrunA17r5.0-ANR, whole genome shotgun sequence genome includes a region encoding these proteins:
- the LOC11445839 gene encoding F-box/kelch-repeat protein At3g06240 yields the protein MESSAYIPDDISFSILSKLPLKSFKRFECVRRSWSLLFQTQQFIRTFLFNSHRFSYYNGSSLLLRDFEFGKNDFYSIFGERFQNKVKLDFPNPFANHCDFVILGFGSVNGIICLHEDDYYGKTVLWNPSTNTIKLIPPTPNEFIESSISNSNVEDFVRIIDTYYNHGFGYDELINDYKLICYVCIDVEYADHGVMSLDSFWEIYSLRTNSWRILDVDMPYSLSIPYSEGSKVYMDGVCHWLCEVHEDNLHGPCLVSFYLSNEMFFITPISSNLDDCFDVQALWITLAVLNGCIALISYHEESTNFHISILGEFGVIESWTKLFIVGPLSYVEHPIGVGTKGEIFFVRKDKEVALFDLCSQMIEELGHKVMFPQCHRIIIYKESISPIGGISC from the coding sequence ATGGAGTCAAGTGCCTATATACCTGATGATATTTCCTTCTCCATTTTATCAAAACTGCCTCTTAAATCTTTTAAACGATTTGAATGCGTTCGTAGATCATGGTCTCTCTTGTTTCAAACCCAACAGTTCATCCGTACGTTCTTATTTAATTCTCACCGCTTTTCTTATTACAACGGATCTTCTTTACTTCTAAGGGATTTTGAATTCGGTAAAAACGATTTCTATTCCATTTTTGGTGAAAGGTttcaaaataaagttaaattagaTTTCCCAAATCCATTTGCAAACCATTGTGATTTTGTTATTCTTGGTTTTGGTAGTGTTAATGGCATAATTTGTCTCCATGAGGATGATTATTATGGCAAAACTGTATTGTGGAATCCATCTACCAACACAATCAAGCTCATTCCTCCCACTCCAAATGAGTTTATTGAGTCGTCTATCTCAAACTCAAATGTTGAGGATTTTGTTAGGATAATAGATACATATTATAATCATGGATTTGGTTACGACGAACTTATAAATGACTATAAGCTCATTTGTTATGTATGTATTGATGTTGAATACGCTGACCACGGAGTTATGTCTTTAGACTCCTTCTGGGAGATATATAGCTTAAGAACTAACTCATGGAGGATACTTGATGTTGACATGCCTTATTCTTTGTCAATCCCATATAGTGAGGGCTCCAAAGTCTACATGGATGGTGTGTGTCATTGGTTGTGTGAAGTGCATGAAGATAATCTGCATGGACCATGTTTGGTATCATTTTACTTGAGCAATGAGATGTTTTTCATAACACCCATATCCTCAAACTTAGATGATTGTTTTGATGTTCAAGCATTGTGGATAACCTTGGCGGTACTAAATGGGTGCATTGCATTGATCTCATATCATGAAGAGTCCACTAATTTTCACATATCAATTTTGGGTGAATTCGGTGTGATAGAATCGTGGACCAAACTTTTCATTGTTGGACCGTTGTCTTATGTTGAGCATCCTATCGGAGTGGGGACGAAGGGGGAAATATTCTTCGTAAGAAAAGATAAAGAAGTAGCTTTGTTTGATTTGTGTAGCCAAATGATTGAGGAGCTTGGTCATAAAGTGATGTTTCCTCAATGTCATCGGATCATAATTTACAAGGAAAGTATCAGTCCTATTGGAGGAAtaagttgttaa
- the LOC11428392 gene encoding autophagy-related protein 11 has protein sequence MSSSITGSSVNGSQLLVHIAENGHSFELECDENALVEAVMRSIESVTGINFNDQLVLCSDLKLEPQRPLSAYKLPSDEKEVFIFNKARLQSNAHPPPPEQVDVPENLEPPSPSSSHDPHPLDDALDPALKALPSYERQFRHHYHRGHAIYTGTSMKYEHCERLLREQMVQERAVEVARCNLDQYYRIINQNYGDFMKRYMQQHRMHSDLLANFGKDVEKLRSIKLHPALQTVNHKCLLDLVKEENLRKSVENCTSSHKQFENKMSQFKQSFGEVKHRVEDLLTSGPFLATKNLEQAIKEHHRYINEQKSIMQSLSKDVNTVKKLVDDCLSSQLSSSLRPHDAVSALGPMYDVHDKNHLPKMQACDRAISKLLEFCKEKKNEMNFFVHDYMQRITYVSYLIKDQKLQFPVFKEAMVRQDGLFGDLKLFHSIGPSYRACLAEIVRRKASMKLYMGMAGQLAERLATKRELEVSRRDDFMRVHGSCIPRDVLSSMGLFDSPNQCDVNIAPFDDGLLNIDISDVDRYAPEYIAGATYRLEKHGSYKSASGSISDSSHLAEAVDISGNSFQKYDSEDLLDDSVLVEIAGTCKMEVENAKLKAELAARIALICSLCPQIEYESLDDEKVGNILKNATDKTAEALHLKDEYIKHVQSMLKMKQMQCGSYEKRIQELEQKLSDQYVQGQKMSSVNDAADFPLLAGSGKTDNCKSEYVSGEANMPSISTTEPMDEVSCISSSFDAKLGLFTERAGKSLDGVDENMLDSSGMQNPHLDSSMMEPHREEMQSSDKDKKDKITGQLGLSLTNSSTAESMPLSHDLVPCGSLVCPDLGSKVNDDKLLELQSALADKSNQLNETDTKLKAVMEEVAVLKRELEASRKLLDESQMNCAHLENCLHEAREEAQTQKSSADRRASEYSLLRASVIKMRSFFERLKTCVYAPGGVPDFADSLRNLAQSLANSANDRDDDDIVEFRRCIRVLADKVGFLSTHREEFHDKYTRMDAANEQLRKELEEKTDQVKTYYNKLQLEKQANKEKISFGCLEVHEIAAFVLTPSGHYEAITKKSSNYYYLSAESVALFTDHLPSRPNFIVGQIVHIEHQIVKSLPEHGRATTPDKGTTDWLTLNSGSTPNPYGLPVGCEYFVVTVAMLPDTAIRSSSPTS, from the exons ATGAGTTCCAGCATCACCGGAAGTTCGGTCAATGGGAGCCAGCTCCTTGTTCATATTGCTGAGAATGGACATTCCTTTGAGTTGGAATGTGATGAGAATGCGCTCGTTGAGGCTGTTATGCGGTCTATTGAATCTGTTACCGGGATCAATTTTAATGATCAGCTTGTTCTTTGTTCGGATTTGAAACTTGAGCCGCAGAGGCCATTGTCTGCATACAAGCTTCCATCTGATGAGAAAGAAGTGTTCATTTTCAATAAAGCTAGGCTTCAAAGTAATGCGCATCCTCCACCACCAGAGCAAGTTGATGTTCCTGAAAATTTGGAGCCTCCATCGCCTTCGTCCTCCCATGATCCACACCCTCTTGATGATGCTTTGGATCCTGCTTTAAAGGCTTTACCTTCTTATGAGAGGCAATTTAGGCACCATTATCATCGGGGGCATGCAATTTATACTGGTACCTCGATGAAATATGAGCATTGTGAGAGGCTTTTGAGAGAACAGATGGTTCAAGAAAGAGCAGTGGAAGTTGCAAGGTGTAATTTGGATCAGTATTATCGAATTATTAACCAAAACTATGGGGATTTCATGAAACGTTATATGCAACAACACAGAATGCACTCTGATCTTTTGGCAAATTTTGGAAAGGATGTTGAGAAACTAAGATCCATCAAACTTCACCCTGCTTTGCAAACTGTGAATCATAAATGCTTACTGGATTTGGTGAAGGAAGAAAACTTGAGAAAGTCGGTGGAGAATTGCACCAGCTCCCACAAGCAGTTTGAGAATAAAATGTCACAATTTAAGCAAAGTTTTGGGGAAGTAAAGCATCGTGTCGAGGACTTGTTGACCAGTGGGCCTTTCTTGGCCACCAAGAATTTGGAGCAAGCAATTAAAGAACATCACAGATATATAAATGAACAAAAAAGTATCATGCAATCTCTGAG CAAAGATGTTAACACTGTAAAGAAACTGGTGGATGATTGTCTGTCTTCCCAATTGTCATCCTCGCTTCGTCCTCATGATGCAGTTTCAGCCTTGGGTCCTATGTATGATGTTCACGACAAAAATCACTTGCCTAAAATGCAGGCTTGTGATCGTGCTATTTCGAAGCTACTTGAGTTTTGCAAAGAAAAGAAGAACGAAATGAACTTTTTTGTGCATGATTACATGCAAAGAATAACTTACGTTTCTTACCTCATCAAAGATCAGAAACTACAGTTCCCTGTATTTAAAGAGGCGATGGTTCGACAGGATGGTTTATTTGGGGATTTAAAATTGTTCCACAGTATTGGTCCTTCGTACCGAGCTTGCCTTGCAGAAATAGTGAGAAGAAAGGCTTCTATGAAGCTGTACATGGGCATGGCTGGCCAATTGGCTGAAAGGCTTGCTACAAAACGGGAGCTTGAGGTCTCAAGACGGGACGACTTTATGAGAGTGCATGGTTCATGCATTCCCAGGGATGTGTTATCATCTATGGGGTTGTTTGATTCTCCTAACCAATGTGATGTCAACATAGCTCCATTTGATGATGGTTTGCTTAATATTGACATATCTGATGTGGATCGTTATGCTCCTGAGTATATAGCAGGGGCAACTTACAGGCTGGAGAAGCATGGTAGCTATAAAAGTGCATCTGGTTCAATTAGTGATAGCTCTCACTTGGCTGAGGCTGTAGATATTTCAGGTAACTCATTTCAGAAATATGATTCTGAGGACCTCCTTGATGACAGCGTGTTGGTAGAAATTGCTGGAACCTGCAAGATGGAGGTTGAGAATGCAAAACTGAAAGCTGAGCTTGCTGCTAGAATAGCTTTAATATGCTCTCTATGCCCTCAGATAGAGTACGAGTCATTGGACGATGAAAAGGTGGGGAATATACTGAAGAATGCCACAGATAAGACAGCAGAAGCCTTGCATTTGAAAGATGAATATATCAAACATGTTCAGTCCATGCTCAAGATGAAGCAGATGCAATGTGGGTCATACGAGAAACGTATTCAAGAATTGGAGCAGAAATTGTCTGATCAGTATGTGCAGGGGCAGAAGATGTCCAGTGTAAATGATGCTGCCGACTTTCCTCTTCTTGCTGGTAGCGGGAAGACAGATAATTGCAAGTCAGAATACGTGAGTGGTGAAGCCAATATGCCTTCGATATCTACTACCGAGCCCATGGATGAAGTTTCATGTATTTCAAGTTCCTTTGATGCAAAACTTGGTTTGTTCACAGAACGTGCTGGTAAATCTTTAGATGGTGTGGATGAAAACATGTTGGATTCATCTGGAATGCAGAACCCACATCTCGATTCATCTATGATGGAACCTCACCGTGAAGAAATGCAAAGCAGtgataaagataaaaaagataagattaCCGGACAATTGGGTTTGTCACTAACAAACAGTTCCACTGCTGAGAGCATGCCTTTGTCACATGATCTTGTACCTTGTGGCTCATTGGTTTGTCCAGACTTGGGTTCCAAAGTAAATGATGACAAGTTGTTGGAACTACAAAGTGCACTTGCAGATAAGtcaaatcaattgaatgaaacTGATACAAAGCTTAAAGCTGTTATGGAGGAGGTTGCGGTGCTCAAAAGGGAGTTGGAAGCAAGTCGGAAGCTACTTGATGAATCTCAG ATGAACTGCGCTCACTTGGAGAATTGTTTGCACGAGGCGAGAGAGGAAGCTCAAACACAAAAAAGTTCTGCCGACAGGAGGGCCTCAGAGTATAGTTTATTGCGTGCATCTGTTATTAAGATGCGGAGCTTTTTTGAAAGACTCAAGACTTGTGTTTATGCTCCTGGTGGTGTTCCTGATTTTGCAGATTCATTGCGCAATTTGGCACAATCTTTGGCCAA TTCTGCTAATGAcagagatgatgatgatattgtCGAGTTCCGAAGATGTATTCGAGTGTTGGCCGATAAAGTCGGCTTCTTATCTACGCACCGCGAAGAATTCCATGATAAATACACCAGAATGGATGCAGCTAACGAACAGCTCCGCAAAGAATTGGAGGAGAAGACAGATCAGGTCAAAACTTACTACAATAAGCTTCAACTTGAGAAGCAG GCGAACAAAGAGAAAATTTCTTTTGGTTGTCTGGAAGTTCATGAGATTGCTGCCTTTGTGCTGACTCCATCTGGACATTATGAggcaattacaaagaaaagCTCTAACTACTACTATTTATCTGCTGAATCTGTGGCACTATTTACAGACCATCTTCCAAGCAGACCTAACTTTATTGTTGGACAAATTGTGCATATTGAACACCAAATTGTGAAGTCACTGCCGGAGCACGGCAGGGCAACAACCCCTGACAAAGGGACTACTGACTGGTTGACCTTGAATTCAGGATCAACTCCAAATCCATATGGTCTACCTGTTGGATGTGAATATTTTGTAGTGACAGTAGCCATGTTACCTGATACCGCCATTCGTTCATCCTCTCCTACTTCCTGA
- the LOC11445590 gene encoding uncharacterized protein, which produces MCGEKYERSDHVSLLSNILDEPSPLNLSLTKSPSFLDLIETELFQRNPVNANTGNLNSEVKKKSQASVEKLQASNFPATRLKIGSWKYEPKYEGDLVAKFCFAKKKIVWEVLVGELKSKIEIQWSDITQLKANCPNDGPSSLSLVVARQPLFFRPTSRWHFLKFEQGYLIKHFEQLVQYSEHLKFLSEQPDIMLDSPHFDTRSAASENPDNLKDCNLHQVNGEGSTSHFQNMGSAHSSLSPSFRIEPGDPSASNGIQIDMQAAEEEWRDVYDDNLESGMFRKDSFGDLLFNLPRIASLPKFLFNMSQD; this is translated from the exons ATGTGTGGGGAGAAATACGAG CGGAGTGACCATGTATCTTTACTAAGTAATATACTTGATGAACCTAGCCCTCTCAATTTAAGTCTCACGAAGAGCCCTTCGTTTTTAGATTTGATAGAAACAGAGCTTTTTCAAAGGAATCCGGTTAATGCAAATACTGGTAATTTAAACTCTGAAGTGAAAAAGAAGAGTCAGGCTTCTGTTGAAAAGCTGCAGGCTTCAAATTTCCCAGCTACACGTTTGAAAATCGGTTCATGGAAG TACGAACCAAAATATGAAGGTGACTTGGTGGCAAAGTTTTGCTTTGCCAAAAAGAAGATTGTTTGGGAAGTTCTTGTGGGTGAGCTGAAAAGTAAAATAGAAATTCAATGGTCGGATATCACTCAACTAAAAGCAAATTGTCCTAATGATGGACCTAGCTCACTGTCTTTAGTG GTTGCAAGACAACCTCTTTTCTTTAGGCCAACAT CTAGGTGgcattttttgaaatttgaacaagGATATTTAATCAAGCATTTTGAACAGCTCGTCCAGTATAGCGAACATCTTAAGTTCTTAAGCGAACAGCCAGATATAATGTTGGATTCTCCTCATTTTGATACACGATCCGCTGCTTCTGAGAACCCAGACAATCTAAAAGATTGTAATTTGCATCAAGTCAATGGCGAAGGATCAAcatctcattttcaaaacatgGGATCTGCTCATTCATCCCTGTCACCATCGTTTAGGATTGAGCCAGGTGATCCTTCTGCCA GCAATGGAATCCAAATAGATATGCAGGCTGCTGAAGAGGAATGGAGAGATGTGTATGATGACAATCTGGAATCAGGCATGTTCAGGAAGGACTCATTTGGAGATTTGCTTTTTAATCTTCCTCGAATTGCATCTCTTCCAAAGTTCTTGTTTAACATGTCACAAGATTAA
- the LOC11431083 gene encoding LOW QUALITY PROTEIN: serine protease SPPA, chloroplastic-like (The sequence of the model RefSeq protein was modified relative to this genomic sequence to represent the inferred CDS: deleted 1 base in 1 codon; substituted 1 base at 1 genomic stop codon), producing MSPRSSLMADRCISSATTHKPLKFYFTSAISPPPSSSIIDRLISSAPIHKPFNLEGNFSSSSVKDVDYPTGDFDSIPHSALPSECVKNGSVLQICDNLLKAMYDPRIYVVYLNIQNLNTGWGKLDEIRRQILNFRKSGKLIFAYVPEIGVKEYYVASACKEIFAHPLVEVHLYGPTVDKFSFIKGVYYNFDFSHDTITALMDNIYSNWLDVVSSSTGKKRENVENLVNLVTEGVYEVEELKEEGFITDLLYKDDVITNLKERLGVKSLPFVSFKEYSRVSKSTVGLISRAKELIAIIRDAGSITSTTEFVENIYRVRASTEFKVVIVRIDSSGGKFRASNYMWREMKRLAAEKPIIASISDVATSAGYTXYLATGAGAIVAENITLVGSFSPNNRYFSKSMTIDKMEEVPQGRGKVWTGKDATSLGLVDAIGGMSRAIAIAKLKANIPQNSEVTLVELSIPCPTLPWEEEEFNLFSK from the exons ATGTCACCACGTTCATCTCTCATGGCCGATCGCTGTATATCATCTGCTACCACTCATAAACCCCTCAAATTCTACTTCACAAGTGCAATATCACCGCCACCATCATCTTCTATTATTGATCGCTTGATATCTTCTGCTCCGATTCACAAACCATTCAATTTGGAAGGAAACTTTTCCTCTTCTTCCGTCAAGGATGTTGATTATCCAACCGGAGATTTTGATTCCATTCCACACTCAG CACTCCCCTCTGAGTGTGTTAAAAACGGCAGTGTTCTTCAAATTTGCGATAATTTGTTGAAAGCCATGTATGATCCTCGTATTTATGTTGTATATCTCAATATCCAAAATTTGAACACTGGTTGGGGTAAACTAGATGAAATTCGAAGGCAAATCTTAAATTTCAGAAAATCAGGAAAACTTATCTTTGCTTATGTCCCTGAAATTGGAGTAAAAGAGTATTACGTCGCTAGTGCATGTAAAGAAATATTTGCCCATCCTTTAGTTGAGGTTCATTTGTATGGACCCACTGTTGACAAATTTAGTTTTATTAAGGGTGTTTATTACAACTTTGACTTTAGCCACGATACAATAACTGCATTAATGGATAATATTTACTCAAATTGGCTAGATGTAGTATCTTCTTCCACcggaaagaaaagagaaaatgtcGAAAACTTGGTAAACTTGGTAACTGAAGGTGTCTATGAAGTAGAAGAACTCAAAGAAGAGGGTTTCATAACGGACTTACTATATAAGGATGATGTTATCACCAACTTGAAGGAAAGGCTTGGGGTGAAATCACTGccttttgtttctttcaaagaaTACTCTCGCGTTAGTAAATCGACTGTTGGATTAATATCAAGGGCTAAAGAACTAATAGCCATCATTCGAGACGCAGGGTCTATCACTAGTACAACGGAGTTTGTTGAGAATATATATAGGGTCAGAGCATCAACAGAATTCAAGGTTGTTATTGTCCGAATTGACAGTTCAGGAGGTAAATTTAGGGCATCTAATTATATGTGGAGAGAAATGAAACGTCTTGCTGCCGAAAAACCCATCATTGCTTCAATATCTGATGTGGCAACAAGTGCAGGATAC ACTTAGTACTTAGCAACGGGAGCAGGAGCTATTGTTGCAGAAAATATTACCTTAGTTGGTTCTTTTAGTCCAAATAATAGATACTTTTCCAAATCAATGACAATAGACAAAATGGAAGAGGTTCCACAGGGGAGGGGGAAGGTTTGGACTGGTAAGGACGCAACATCTCTCGGTTTGGTTGATGCTATTGGCGGGATGTCTCGTGCTATTGCTATAGCAAAATTGAAGGCCAATATACCTCAAAATAGTGAGGTTACTCTTGTTGAACTCTCAATACCCTGTCCAACTTTACCCTGGGAGGAGGaggaatttaatcttttttcgAAGTAA